A region of Jonquetella anthropi DSM 22815 DNA encodes the following proteins:
- a CDS encoding DUF3825 domain-containing protein produces the protein MSEPQHKTSPSNGQEPQLLQVRDAVCEALKDAPSAQMDLNDVSELLRSRLPGFRPNVFGCAKLSSLLSRKLGDVVELQLDKRTNTTTVRLVSAAPASSDEPEEAPADPKPSADAEQTAYPIERVRQAALDALSQAPSKKLDLSQLGSSLNDSLPGWSPSHYGSARLSSFLSRQLSELVSLRKGEKQSVCAELRVTGQTDKGASDQPPVDEALRAVEELLSAEPDGRMHLSRLADRLKDRLPGFRPKLYGCSCLSTFLTRRMAGAVTLQRDKQRNNVYALLRKNAAPAPEPSQPAPAQPKSEPQKRTSTRSARSASKALQRASTERSGSWALKNFAAISDDQYRRLAGMALPEPWEFHDDELPLSILKEYVRATFARVKRLGGLGFDRKKEIAAFNTGLLDRNCEPIFAYFGRKSESWELLDFCLPGQGQYGKPLLKNFSPLPPRAVFSRSADELIYDLSAGEPQVDWNHVLVDKISRIPGEVLRLVGLDVPNGAPFIQDLSVVRSCRRELRTNPLTHRRLKSIFEGAIDNVMKRLQYDYRLAVPIYRISRQTLGLALPLDLTSSSRVDLALICERIGSVGYQGHTIYPLRWVYRSARVMFRPTVPWLDPLTLPPAPVLQDDESQKDSQPQQTLRLSRRKGRGGARSPRTAAQPVKSERENAPKETCSVLDQSPRANSALSMLWNLFRRKK, from the coding sequence ATGAGCGAACCACAACACAAAACTTCGCCGTCGAACGGCCAAGAGCCGCAGCTTCTTCAAGTGAGAGATGCCGTCTGCGAGGCCCTGAAGGACGCGCCGTCCGCTCAAATGGACTTGAACGACGTGTCGGAACTGCTCCGAAGTCGGCTGCCCGGCTTTCGCCCGAACGTCTTCGGCTGCGCCAAGCTGTCGTCCCTGCTGTCGCGGAAATTGGGCGACGTCGTGGAGCTCCAGCTGGACAAGCGGACCAACACGACGACCGTTCGGCTCGTTTCGGCGGCCCCGGCGAGCTCAGACGAGCCTGAAGAAGCTCCGGCGGATCCCAAGCCGTCGGCCGACGCAGAGCAAACGGCCTACCCGATTGAGCGAGTCCGACAGGCCGCCCTCGACGCGCTGTCCCAAGCCCCGAGCAAGAAGCTCGACTTGAGCCAGCTGGGCTCGTCGCTGAACGATTCTCTGCCGGGTTGGAGCCCTTCCCACTACGGAAGCGCCAGGCTGTCATCATTTCTCAGCCGCCAGCTGTCCGAGCTGGTTTCGCTGCGCAAGGGAGAAAAGCAGTCCGTCTGTGCTGAGCTTCGAGTGACCGGACAAACGGACAAGGGCGCGTCCGATCAGCCGCCTGTGGACGAAGCGCTTCGAGCGGTGGAAGAGCTCCTGAGCGCCGAGCCGGACGGGCGAATGCACCTGAGCCGCCTCGCCGACCGGCTGAAAGACCGGCTGCCGGGATTCCGCCCCAAGCTGTACGGCTGTTCGTGCCTGTCAACGTTTTTGACGCGCCGCATGGCCGGCGCCGTGACGCTCCAGCGGGACAAACAGAGAAACAACGTCTACGCCCTGCTGCGCAAAAACGCGGCGCCCGCGCCCGAACCGAGCCAGCCCGCGCCGGCTCAGCCGAAAAGCGAGCCACAAAAAAGAACTTCGACCCGCTCGGCCCGCAGCGCCAGCAAGGCCCTTCAGCGGGCCTCGACAGAACGGTCGGGCAGCTGGGCGCTGAAGAACTTCGCGGCCATTTCCGACGACCAGTACCGGCGTCTCGCCGGCATGGCCCTGCCGGAACCGTGGGAGTTCCACGACGACGAGCTTCCGCTGTCAATCCTGAAAGAGTACGTCCGGGCCACGTTTGCCCGAGTCAAGCGGCTCGGCGGCCTGGGCTTTGACAGGAAAAAAGAGATCGCGGCGTTCAACACCGGCCTGCTGGACCGCAACTGCGAGCCTATCTTCGCCTACTTCGGCCGCAAGTCGGAGAGCTGGGAGCTGCTCGACTTCTGCCTGCCTGGGCAGGGCCAGTACGGCAAACCGCTGCTGAAGAACTTCTCGCCTCTGCCGCCCAGAGCCGTCTTTTCACGCTCCGCCGACGAGCTGATTTACGACCTGTCGGCCGGCGAACCGCAGGTGGACTGGAACCACGTCCTAGTGGACAAGATCAGCCGGATCCCCGGCGAGGTGCTCCGGCTCGTCGGACTGGACGTCCCGAACGGCGCGCCGTTCATTCAGGACCTGTCGGTCGTCCGGTCGTGCCGCCGGGAGCTTCGGACCAACCCGCTGACCCATCGGCGGCTCAAATCGATTTTTGAAGGCGCCATCGACAACGTGATGAAGCGCCTTCAGTACGACTACCGGCTGGCCGTTCCGATCTACCGAATCAGCCGCCAGACGCTCGGCCTCGCGCTGCCGCTGGACCTGACGTCGTCAAGCCGAGTCGACTTGGCCCTGATCTGCGAGCGAATCGGCTCGGTCGGGTACCAAGGGCACACGATCTACCCTCTTCGATGGGTCTACCGCTCGGCTCGAGTGATGTTCCGGCCGACGGTCCCTTGGCTCGACCCTCTGACCCTGCCGCCGGCGCCGGTGCTCCAGGACGACGAAAGCCAAAAGGACTCCCAGCCGCAGCAAACCCTGCGCCTTTCCCGCCGCAAGGGACGCGGCGGAGCGCGCAGCCCAAGGACCGCGGCTCAGCCAGTCAAGAGCGAGCGCGAGAACGCCCCGAAGGAGACCTGCTCCGTTTTGGACCAATCTCCTCGGGCCAACTCTGCCCTTTCAATGCTGTGGAACCTATTCCGCAGGAAAAAATAA
- a CDS encoding biotin--[acetyl-CoA-carboxylase] ligase produces MKDSVLQALRQSDGFVSGQKICALLGVTRAAVWKAVQMLRSDGYLIEAQPRRGYRLAFEPDRLDRMKLAELLTTCRIGRSCEILAQVDSTNTLCRTRAREGASDGLVIAAEHQTAGRGRSGRTWHSDQCQALQFSLLLRPALPPSRAALITQIGAAAMAQALVSAGFEPQIKWPNDLLLNGKKVCGILTEMSCELDRIHWVIMGVGLNVNQTDFPPDIEGIATSLAAVSGKTHDRTALLAKFLNAFEPLFDDYLANPASPQALEICRRRSSLTGREISFTDDAGLAQKAIVLGIDSVGRLEVRLADGQLRRLLSGEVHLGHQK; encoded by the coding sequence ATGAAAGACTCAGTCCTTCAGGCGCTGAGGCAGTCCGACGGATTCGTCTCAGGACAGAAAATCTGCGCCCTGCTTGGCGTCACCCGCGCGGCGGTCTGGAAGGCCGTTCAAATGCTTCGCAGCGACGGCTATCTTATTGAGGCTCAGCCCCGAAGAGGGTACCGCCTCGCCTTCGAGCCTGACCGGCTGGACAGGATGAAACTCGCCGAGCTGCTGACGACCTGCCGAATTGGACGGTCATGCGAGATCCTCGCGCAAGTGGACTCAACCAACACGCTGTGCCGGACGAGGGCCCGTGAAGGAGCGTCCGACGGCCTCGTGATCGCCGCCGAGCACCAAACCGCCGGACGAGGCCGCTCCGGCCGGACGTGGCACTCGGACCAGTGTCAAGCGCTCCAGTTCTCGTTGCTGCTGCGGCCCGCCCTGCCGCCGTCGCGGGCGGCTCTCATCACCCAGATCGGCGCGGCGGCCATGGCGCAGGCTCTCGTTTCCGCCGGATTTGAGCCTCAGATCAAGTGGCCCAACGACCTGCTTCTGAACGGGAAGAAAGTCTGCGGCATACTGACCGAGATGAGCTGCGAGCTCGACCGGATTCACTGGGTCATCATGGGCGTGGGACTCAACGTCAACCAGACGGACTTTCCGCCCGACATCGAGGGGATCGCCACGTCGCTTGCCGCTGTTAGCGGGAAAACTCACGACCGAACCGCCCTGTTGGCCAAGTTTCTCAACGCCTTCGAGCCGCTGTTCGACGACTACCTAGCCAATCCGGCGTCCCCCCAGGCGCTTGAAATTTGCCGCCGCCGATCGTCTCTGACCGGCAGGGAAATCAGCTTCACCGACGACGCCGGTTTAGCTCAAAAAGCGATTGTCCTCGGAATTGACAGTGTCGGCCGGCTTGAAGTCCGCTTGGCTGACGGACAACTTCGCCGGCTGCTGTCCGGCGAAGTTCATCTCGGCCACCAGAAATAA
- a CDS encoding C69 family dipeptidase, with translation MSSIVALAVIGVLFLCARRGEACTTLLVGKKASANGRVIVGHNEDDPGRLVVRHGLVPARTYSGGARMICEEYAARPALTGTTPKIFWTEVRDEKGMSSADCFVNEWGVVLVSNSCAHSRKDDEPDLTGGGLAYGLRRALAEGARSARDGVELACRLLNQWGYRTPGRSYAVADAEEAWVLQVSMGKVYCAVRLDDHMAAVIPNHFTIQGGDLKDRPHFLSPDAISRAQARGWCPRGCGEEAFDFAAAYQDPGSVRVDGNTYRHRHAVAALTGRMPGADEKLPFAVTPNRPLTDRDVRTILQDHYEGTPDDLTIDFAGHSPHYTPRRRICTGGTVESWVVLPHANPHLTEIQIAQGRPCLSPYQTFDLLGELPPQLDPLDDPAAALDRHCQSDPSQLNDGAFWHKLFERQTLIDLLYSSAHQTVSEWRKKRQDELDASAEEARLDRCRLADQGDWEEAGRLSSSRAKRDAEETDRQMKALLAPFGPAQASFSPHEVDKSDPDCQLTVSFECGTSPFESSLRLGQSGSAPMTWASPLAGSLRQVGPTSWSVAFRAREATESAAPCAGGFWLAGHDVSGQPIAALGRLTVRPAQPRETFTGSCSL, from the coding sequence ATGAGTTCAATTGTGGCACTGGCCGTCATAGGAGTTCTGTTTCTCTGCGCCCGGCGGGGAGAAGCCTGCACTACCCTTTTGGTGGGGAAGAAGGCGTCGGCCAACGGCCGGGTCATCGTGGGACACAACGAGGACGACCCGGGGCGGCTCGTGGTCCGTCATGGCCTCGTGCCGGCCCGAACCTACAGCGGCGGGGCCCGAATGATCTGCGAAGAGTACGCCGCCCGCCCAGCCCTAACGGGAACGACACCCAAGATATTTTGGACGGAAGTTCGGGACGAGAAAGGCATGTCGTCGGCCGACTGCTTCGTCAACGAGTGGGGCGTCGTTTTGGTGAGCAACAGCTGCGCCCACAGCCGCAAGGACGACGAGCCGGACTTGACCGGCGGGGGGCTCGCCTACGGCCTTCGCCGCGCGCTCGCCGAAGGGGCCAGAAGCGCCAGAGATGGCGTCGAGCTGGCATGCCGGCTTCTGAACCAATGGGGCTACCGAACGCCGGGGCGAAGCTACGCCGTCGCCGACGCCGAAGAAGCGTGGGTCCTCCAAGTCTCCATGGGCAAGGTCTACTGCGCCGTCCGCCTGGACGACCACATGGCCGCGGTCATTCCCAACCACTTCACCATTCAAGGCGGCGACTTGAAGGACCGCCCTCATTTCCTGTCGCCCGACGCGATCAGCCGTGCTCAGGCGAGGGGCTGGTGTCCCCGGGGCTGCGGCGAAGAGGCGTTCGACTTCGCGGCCGCGTACCAAGACCCCGGCTCGGTCCGCGTTGACGGCAACACCTACCGGCACCGGCACGCCGTCGCCGCCCTGACAGGCCGTATGCCCGGCGCGGACGAAAAACTACCGTTTGCGGTAACGCCGAACAGGCCGCTGACCGACCGGGACGTTCGGACGATTCTTCAGGATCACTACGAGGGCACGCCCGACGACCTGACCATCGACTTCGCCGGCCATTCGCCCCACTACACGCCCCGGCGGCGTATCTGTACCGGCGGCACAGTCGAAAGCTGGGTCGTCCTGCCCCACGCCAACCCGCACCTGACGGAAATTCAGATTGCCCAAGGCCGCCCCTGCCTGTCGCCGTATCAGACGTTCGACCTGCTGGGCGAGCTTCCGCCCCAGCTTGACCCGCTGGACGATCCGGCCGCGGCGCTTGACCGACACTGTCAGTCAGACCCAAGCCAGCTGAACGACGGGGCCTTCTGGCACAAGCTGTTCGAGCGGCAAACTCTCATCGACCTGCTGTACTCGTCGGCTCATCAGACCGTCTCAGAGTGGCGGAAAAAGCGGCAGGACGAGCTTGACGCCTCGGCCGAAGAAGCCCGGCTCGACCGCTGCCGGCTGGCCGATCAAGGCGACTGGGAAGAAGCCGGCAGGCTGTCATCAAGCCGAGCGAAGCGCGACGCGGAGGAAACCGACAGACAAATGAAGGCGCTTCTCGCGCCATTCGGACCGGCTCAGGCGTCGTTTTCGCCCCATGAAGTCGACAAGTCAGACCCGGACTGCCAGCTGACCGTCTCGTTTGAGTGCGGCACGTCCCCGTTCGAGAGCTCCCTTCGGTTGGGCCAGAGCGGTTCGGCGCCGATGACTTGGGCGTCGCCCCTGGCCGGCTCGCTCCGGCAGGTCGGCCCGACGAGCTGGAGCGTCGCGTTCCGCGCCCGGGAAGCGACAGAAAGCGCCGCGCCGTGCGCCGGCGGCTTCTGGCTTGCCGGACACGACGTCAGCGGCCAGCCGATCGCCGCACTGGGACGGCTGACGGTCCGACCGGCCCAGCCTCGGGAGACGTTCACCGGCAGCTGCAGCCTGTAA
- a CDS encoding P1 family peptidase yields MNVDLLGQGLWTLPRGGGNSISDVPGVLVGHVTLSSGAVQTGVTALVPGDDLFCRKMAAGCWVANGYGKTAGLVQIAELGTLETPILLTNTLSVGAVWDGLVGWLMEHEPSIGREAGTVNPVVAECNDGFLNDLRLRSVTPEMARQALDAASVNFSLGSVGAGRGMSCYELKGGIGTASRRVGCYTVGVLVLTNFGSLSDLTLRGQPTGRFIGQKLSGGREAGPDGSVIAVIATDAPLSSRQLTRLARRATVGVTRRGAFVSHGSGEISVAFSTASRIPSGRGPFNLPVMGPEAANDFFRAVVEGTDEAVLRSMLEAQPVVGRDGHKRPSLRDFPDAPGLEGVLEPGNFTGCSCR; encoded by the coding sequence ATGAACGTTGACTTGTTGGGGCAGGGACTGTGGACTTTGCCGCGGGGAGGGGGCAACAGCATTTCAGACGTGCCGGGCGTTTTGGTCGGTCACGTGACGCTGTCGAGCGGGGCGGTCCAGACCGGCGTGACGGCCTTGGTGCCGGGAGACGATCTGTTCTGCCGCAAAATGGCCGCGGGCTGCTGGGTCGCCAACGGCTACGGGAAAACCGCCGGGCTGGTTCAAATCGCCGAGCTGGGAACGTTGGAGACGCCGATTCTCCTGACGAACACCCTGTCGGTCGGGGCCGTCTGGGACGGTCTGGTCGGCTGGCTGATGGAGCACGAGCCGTCGATCGGCCGGGAGGCCGGCACGGTCAATCCGGTGGTCGCCGAGTGCAACGACGGCTTTCTGAACGATCTGCGGCTGCGCTCTGTGACGCCGGAGATGGCTCGTCAGGCGTTGGACGCGGCCAGCGTCAACTTCTCCCTTGGCTCGGTCGGAGCCGGCCGGGGGATGAGCTGCTACGAGCTCAAGGGCGGGATCGGGACGGCCTCCCGTCGGGTTGGTTGTTACACGGTCGGAGTTCTCGTCTTGACGAATTTCGGCTCGCTGTCTGACCTGACGTTGAGGGGACAACCCACCGGGCGGTTCATTGGGCAGAAGCTGTCCGGCGGGCGCGAAGCCGGCCCCGACGGGTCGGTCATCGCCGTGATCGCGACCGACGCGCCCCTTTCGAGCAGACAGCTGACCCGGTTGGCTCGACGGGCGACGGTCGGGGTGACCCGTCGGGGGGCTTTCGTCTCCCACGGCAGCGGGGAGATATCGGTCGCGTTTTCCACCGCGTCCCGGATTCCATCGGGCCGAGGACCGTTCAATTTGCCCGTGATGGGGCCGGAGGCGGCCAACGACTTCTTCAGGGCGGTCGTGGAGGGGACCGACGAGGCGGTGCTTCGCTCCATGCTGGAAGCCCAACCGGTGGTCGGCCGGGACGGTCACAAGCGGCCGAGCCTGCGCGACTTCCCTGACGCTCCCGGCCTTGAAGGCGTCCTGGAGCCGGGGAACTTTACAGGCTGCAGCTGCCGGTGA
- a CDS encoding M55 family metallopeptidase: MRIYISADMEGCTGVTAPCQTISSEPEYAFGCQMECHDVASAVRGALAGGADEVLVNDSHDRMINLDIREFGPQVKLLSGTPKPLSMVQAVETCDGAFFVGYHAAAGTPLAILDHTISGRTVYSITLNGREVGETGINAAVCAECGVPVTLVTGDRAVCDEAVNLLGPDVVTAQVKTAHSRFAATCLPPDASSELIRQRAAEAVGKLIRGEISCPPSPQEFDLQITFHFTHQCDRAAILPCTERIGGRTVRVTGRGMAVMRRYAGTLISLGGQ; this comes from the coding sequence ATGAGAATATATATCAGCGCCGACATGGAAGGCTGCACAGGAGTCACGGCTCCCTGCCAGACGATCAGCTCCGAGCCGGAATACGCGTTCGGCTGTCAGATGGAGTGTCACGACGTGGCGTCGGCCGTCAGAGGCGCTCTCGCCGGCGGCGCGGACGAGGTCCTTGTGAACGACTCCCACGACCGAATGATCAACTTGGACATTCGGGAGTTTGGCCCGCAGGTCAAACTCTTGAGCGGCACTCCGAAGCCGCTCAGCATGGTTCAGGCCGTCGAAACCTGCGACGGCGCGTTCTTCGTCGGATACCACGCCGCGGCCGGAACGCCGCTGGCGATTTTGGACCACACCATTTCGGGCCGGACGGTCTACTCGATCACCCTGAACGGCCGCGAAGTCGGCGAAACAGGAATCAACGCCGCCGTCTGCGCCGAGTGCGGCGTCCCGGTGACCCTCGTGACCGGCGACAGAGCCGTCTGCGACGAGGCGGTCAACCTTCTCGGCCCCGACGTCGTTACCGCCCAAGTCAAAACCGCTCACAGCCGTTTTGCCGCCACGTGCCTTCCGCCTGACGCCAGCTCCGAGTTGATCAGACAGCGCGCCGCGGAGGCCGTCGGAAAACTCATCCGCGGTGAAATTTCCTGCCCGCCCAGCCCGCAGGAGTTCGACCTGCAGATCACCTTCCACTTCACCCACCAGTGCGACCGAGCGGCGATTCTGCCCTGCACCGAACGAATCGGCGGCCGGACCGTTCGGGTGACCGGACGCGGCATGGCCGTCATGCGCCGATACGCGGGAACGCTCATCTCCCTCGGAGGGCAATAA
- a CDS encoding NUDIX hydrolase, producing the protein MESFSQTEPLEDGRPYLGPAAKVTPEDVFFPPSVPDCDVSFVVMLVRENGRLLVCHHQGRGEWELPGGRRERGETPFEAAARELWEETGALEFELTFLGWYGVRGPEGQTFGAAYSGVVSSRGDLPPYEIASVCPVDQVPEGGCAYPEIQPAILEHFAGRF; encoded by the coding sequence ATGGAAAGCTTTTCTCAGACTGAGCCGCTTGAGGACGGCCGGCCCTATCTTGGGCCGGCCGCTAAGGTGACGCCGGAAGATGTGTTTTTCCCGCCGTCGGTGCCCGACTGCGACGTGTCGTTTGTGGTGATGCTCGTCAGGGAGAACGGCCGGCTGCTGGTCTGTCATCATCAGGGCCGAGGCGAGTGGGAGCTTCCCGGCGGCAGGCGGGAGCGGGGCGAGACGCCCTTCGAGGCCGCGGCGCGGGAGCTGTGGGAAGAGACCGGCGCGCTGGAGTTTGAGCTGACCTTCCTCGGCTGGTACGGGGTGAGAGGGCCGGAGGGCCAGACGTTCGGCGCCGCGTACTCGGGCGTCGTGTCTTCCCGTGGGGACCTGCCGCCCTACGAGATCGCGAGCGTTTGTCCGGTCGACCAAGTGCCGGAAGGCGGCTGCGCCTACCCGGAAATTCAGCCGGCAATTTTGGAGCACTTCGCCGGGCGGTTCTGA
- a CDS encoding MarR family winged helix-turn-helix transcriptional regulator, which yields MNEGIMDKAAELMLNLCETLSGWESSVAKLGRLSVPQLKALCVIGRHRDVRMKDVADRLKLTTGTVTVMIDRLQSMGLVKRIRSEMDRRSYQLALTEQGQAVFNEHDRRQNDMLRRLFARMEPEDLDGFMRGARALLRAL from the coding sequence ATGAACGAAGGAATAATGGACAAGGCAGCAGAGTTAATGTTGAACCTGTGCGAGACCCTTTCTGGCTGGGAATCCAGCGTGGCCAAGCTCGGCCGGCTGTCGGTGCCTCAGCTGAAAGCGCTGTGCGTCATAGGTCGGCACAGGGACGTGCGGATGAAGGACGTGGCGGATCGGCTAAAGCTGACCACAGGGACCGTGACGGTGATGATTGATCGGCTGCAGAGCATGGGACTGGTCAAACGGATCCGCTCGGAGATGGATCGGCGGTCGTATCAGCTGGCGCTGACGGAACAAGGGCAGGCGGTGTTCAACGAGCACGATCGGCGTCAGAACGATATGCTTCGCCGGCTGTTCGCTCGAATGGAGCCAGAGGACTTGGACGGATTCATGCGGGGAGCGAGGGCGCTGCTCCGAGCCCTGTAG
- a CDS encoding peroxiredoxin codes for MYKINDKIEDFRAMAYQDDDFKEIKFSDYDGKWRIIVFYPADFTFVCPTELGEMADNYETFKKEGAELFSVSCDTEFTHMAWHDASDTIKKIKFPMLADPTGKLAKAFGVYMEDAGLALRGSFVIDPEGVLKTIEIHEPSVGRSCKELLRKLRAAKFAAEHGQVCPASWEPGDEALTPGKELVGKI; via the coding sequence ATGTACAAGATTAACGACAAAATCGAAGATTTCCGCGCCATGGCTTATCAGGACGACGACTTCAAGGAGATCAAGTTCTCCGATTACGACGGAAAATGGCGGATCATCGTGTTCTACCCCGCCGACTTCACGTTCGTCTGCCCGACCGAGCTGGGCGAGATGGCCGACAACTACGAGACCTTCAAGAAAGAGGGCGCCGAGCTGTTCAGCGTCAGCTGCGACACCGAGTTCACCCACATGGCTTGGCACGACGCTTCCGACACCATCAAGAAGATCAAGTTCCCCATGCTGGCCGACCCGACGGGCAAGCTGGCGAAGGCGTTCGGCGTTTACATGGAAGACGCGGGGCTGGCCCTGCGCGGCTCGTTCGTCATCGACCCCGAGGGCGTGCTGAAGACCATCGAAATCCACGAGCCCAGCGTGGGCCGCAGCTGCAAGGAGCTGCTCCGCAAGCTCCGGGCCGCGAAGTTCGCCGCTGAGCACGGACAGGTCTGCCCTGCCAGCTGGGAACCCGGCGACGAGGCTCTGACCCCGGGCAAGGAACTGGTCGGCAAGATCTAA
- a CDS encoding Fur family transcriptional regulator → MTLVQRRTKQREAILEILQRRNYHPTADQVYDEVKKTVPSISLGTVYRNLDALLESGMIARIEGTSPARYEGVQEPHLHLKCCRCGEIYDIWPTRPVVDLSSIPDDCQVTEWELLLQGLCPDCLSKEKEASSEAQTASA, encoded by the coding sequence ATGACTTTGGTCCAGAGACGAACAAAACAGCGGGAAGCAATCCTTGAGATTCTCCAGCGGCGAAATTACCATCCCACCGCCGACCAAGTGTACGACGAGGTAAAGAAAACCGTGCCGTCGATCAGCCTCGGAACGGTGTACCGCAATCTGGACGCCCTTCTTGAGAGCGGCATGATCGCGCGAATTGAAGGGACATCGCCGGCCCGTTATGAAGGAGTTCAGGAGCCGCACCTGCACCTGAAGTGCTGTCGATGCGGCGAGATCTACGACATCTGGCCGACGCGTCCCGTCGTCGACCTGTCGAGCATCCCGGACGACTGCCAAGTGACCGAATGGGAACTGCTCCTTCAGGGGCTGTGTCCCGACTGCCTGAGCAAAGAAAAGGAAGCCTCGTCGGAGGCTCAAACAGCGTCAGCGTAA
- a CDS encoding DUF1847 domain-containing protein: protein MNCHECSTMRCSTKGQACRVLGSRSRYDELDERLMTVAASVEADFYGEMCRADEIIEFCRRMGYRRIGLAFCGGLANEAKTYAAVLEREFEVVSACCKIGGLTKAEMGHEQRPWLGPLSCNPAEQAAVMNEAQTDFNVVMGLCVGHDSVFFRHSAAPCTVVVVKDRRLGHNPVAAFTCPYLTRRLGGHMEPRKS from the coding sequence GTGAACTGTCACGAGTGTTCCACCATGCGGTGTAGCACAAAAGGCCAAGCGTGCCGGGTTCTTGGTTCCCGGTCAAGGTACGACGAGCTCGACGAGCGACTGATGACCGTCGCAGCGTCAGTGGAAGCCGATTTCTACGGCGAGATGTGCCGAGCCGACGAGATCATCGAGTTCTGCCGGCGTATGGGCTACCGTCGAATTGGATTGGCGTTTTGCGGCGGGCTGGCCAACGAGGCGAAGACCTACGCGGCTGTTTTGGAGCGCGAGTTTGAAGTGGTTTCGGCCTGCTGCAAAATCGGCGGGCTGACAAAAGCGGAGATGGGACACGAGCAACGCCCTTGGCTTGGGCCTCTGTCGTGCAACCCGGCCGAACAGGCGGCGGTGATGAACGAGGCTCAAACCGACTTCAACGTCGTGATGGGACTGTGCGTGGGACACGACTCGGTCTTCTTCCGCCACAGCGCGGCACCCTGTACCGTCGTGGTGGTGAAAGACCGCCGGCTCGGCCATAACCCGGTGGCCGCTTTTACCTGTCCGTACCTGACCCGCCGGCTCGGCGGCCATATGGAGCCCCGCAAGTCGTAA